The following are encoded together in the Glycine max cultivar Williams 82 chromosome 8, Glycine_max_v4.0, whole genome shotgun sequence genome:
- the CDPK-GAMMA gene encoding calmodulin-like domain protein kinase isoenzyme gamma translates to MGCCASKESEPQHNGYRHAGTGGVHNQKTHEPLVNQSRAPANQPYHLHEKHAASTAQTVPQNMPWKPPGPALSPKPVVGVRQDTILGKQFEDVKQFYTLGKELGRGQFGVTYLCTENSTGLQYACKSISKRKLASKSDKEDIKREIQIMQHLSGQPNIVEFKGAYEDRSSVHVVMELCAGGELFDRIIAKGHYSEKAAASICRQIVNVVHICHFMGVMHRDLKPENFLLSSRDENALLKATDFGLSVFIEEGKVYRDIVGSAYYVAPEVLRRRCGKEIDIWSAGVILYILLSGVPPFWAETEKGIFDAILEGHIDFESQPWPNISDSAKDLVRKMLIQDPKKRITSAQVLEHPWIKDGNASDKPIDSAVLSRMKQFRAMNKLKKLALKVIAENMSAEEIQGLKAMFTNMDTDKSGTITYEELKSGLHRLGSKLTEAEVKQLMEAADVDGNGSIDYIEFITATMHRHKLERDDQLFKAFQYFDKDNSGFITRDELESAMKEYGMGDDATIKEIISEVDTIISEVDTDHDGRINYEEFSAMMKSGNQQQGKLF, encoded by the exons ATGGGTTGTTGTGCAAGTAAAGAGTCAGAGCCGCAACACAATGGTTACAGACATGCTGGGACTGGTGGTGTGCACAACCAGAAGACTCATGAACCTTTGGTCAACCAATCAAGAGCACCTGCAAATCAACCTTATCATTTACATGAAAAGCATGCTGCATCCACTGCTCAGACAGTGCCTCAAAATATGCCATGGAAGCCTCCTGGTCCAGCCCTTAGTCCTAAACCTGTTGTTGGTGTTAGGCAAGACACAATTCTTGGGAAGCAGTTTGAGGATGTGAAGCAGTTCTACACACTTGGGAAGGAGTTGGGTAGAGGGCAATTTGGTGTGACATATCTTTGCACTGAGAATTCGACCGGATTGCAGTATGCCTGCAAGTCCATTTCCAAGAGGAAACTTGCGAGCAAATCTGATAAGGAGGACATAAAGAGGGAGATTCAGATTATGCAGCATTTGAGTGGTCAACCCAACATTGTTGAGTTCAAAGGGGCTTATGAGGATAGGAGCTCAGTTCATGTTGTGATGGAGCTGTGTGCAGGTGGGGAACTTTTTGATAGGATTATTGCCAAGGGGCATTACAGTGAGAAGGCTGCTGCTTCAATTTGCAGACAAATTGTAAATGTTGTTCATATCTGTCATTTCATGGGTGTGATGCATAGGGATCTGAAACCAGAGAATTTTTTGCTATCTAGTAGGGACGAAAATGCACTTCTCAAGGCAACCGATTTTGGCTTGTCAGTTTTCATTGAAGAAG GAAAGGTATATCGGGATATAGTTGGTAGTGCTTACTATGTTGCTCCTGAAGTTCTGCGGCGCAGATGTGGGAAGGAAATAGATATATGGAGTGCAGGAGTCATATTGTATATCTTACTTAGTGGAGTCCCTCCATTTTGGGCTG AGACTGAGAAGGGAATATTTGATGCCATATTGGAAGGTCACATTGATTTTGAAAGTCAACCATGGCCTAACATCTCAGACAGTGCCAAGGATCTTGTTCGTAAGATGCTTATACAGGATCCAAAGAAACGCATTACCTCTGCTCAAGTTCTTG AGCACCCATGGATTAAAGATGGAAATGCTTCAGACAAGCCGATAGACAGTGCAGTCCTTTCCAGAATGAAGCAATTTAGAGCAATGAATAAGCTAAAGAAACTTGCCTTGAAG GTCATTGCTGAGAATATGTCTGCAGAAGAGATCCAAGGTTTGAAGGCAATGTTTACAAATATGGACACTGACAAGAGTGGTACAATCACCTATGAAGAACTTAAGTCAGGATTGCATAGACTTGGCTCAAAGCTTACAGAGGCTGAAGTGAAGCAACTTATGGAAGCT GCTGATGTAGATGGAAATGGCTCAATTGACTACATAGAATTCATCACTGCTACAATGCATAGACACAAATTAGAAAGAGATGACCAACTTTTCAAGGCCTTCCAATATTTTGATAAAGACAACAGTGG GTTTATTACAAGAGATGAATTGGAATCAGCCATGAAAGAATATGGTATGGGTGATGATGCAACAATCAAGGAAATCATATCTGAAGTTGATACAATTATATCTGAAGTGGATACAGATCAT GATGGTAGAATCAACTATGAAGAATTCTCTGCGATGATGAAGAGTGGGAACCAACAACAAGGCAAGCTATTCTAA
- the LOC100787664 gene encoding protein translation factor SUI1 homolog 2: MRKPIFTFFIHIFLVCFPSLSKHLSFSSCRSYPCYLFPSLQQAKYMVDLEIQVPSAFDPFAEARESDAPGAKEYVHIRIQQRNGKKSLTTVQGLKKEFSYEKILKDLKKDFCCNGTVVQDKELGKIIQLQGDQRKNVSHFLVQAGLVRKDQVKIHGF, from the exons atgcgtAAACCCATCTTCACGTTCTTCATACATATCTTTCTTGTTTGCTTCCCAAGTCTCTCGAAgcatctttctttctcttcctgCAG AAGCTATCCGTGTTACTTGTTCCCAAGTCTCCAACAAGCAAAGTACATGGTTGATTTGGAAATCCAGGTCCCCAGCGCATTCGACCCGTTTGCCGAGGCGAGAGAATCAGATGCCCCCGGGGCAAAGGAGTATGTGCACATACGAATTCAGCAGAGGAATGGAAAGAAGAGTCTGACAACAGTGCAAGGGCTGAAGAAGGAGTTCAGCTACGAGAAGATCCTCAAGGACCTCAAGAAGGACTTCTGCTGCAACGGGACTGTGGTGCAGGACAAGGAGCTTGGCAAGATTATCCAACTCCAAGGCGACCAGCGCAAGAACGTATCCCATTTCCTCGTTCAGGCCGGTCTTGTCCGGAAGGACCAGGTCAAGATTCATGGTTTTTGA
- the LOC100786070 gene encoding putative HAUS augmin-like complex subunit 4 yields MVKGLHGQNLPAHVAQLVDQLERHCFAPDGSLISKPLFNDLQLAREEMCRERLRYLEAMAIYSEAIAMVEEYQQAISVSNLGGIRDTGNLYPQLGLKNSPQVYQTLEHQMVVAEAAQRLRLPLISKDGEVHDEDIEKLSVVSRSSLDSTVSGANSSNYNTPSSSVSGANTALAASDPVEVGVGGVANRFLGITPSYLWQTQHQKAPLSVDMTEYRLSVSREVEARLKMKCEKLSDAFVLDDNDSSSSGSHSSSSRLPERVKLLIEEIEREETALRDDLYSADRKFAEYYNVLEQILAVLIKLVKDLKLEHQHKYDEMQKTWLCKRCETMSAKLSVLEHVLLLETYTKDSIPALHKIRKYLVEATEEASIAYNKAVTRLREYQGVDPHFDNIARQYHDIVQKLENMQWTIHQVEMDLKRLPDKPST; encoded by the exons ATGGTGAAGGGGTTGCACGGGCAGAACCTCCCCGCCCACGTGGCACAGCTGGTTGATCAGCTGGAGCGCCACTGCTTCGCTCCCGATGGATCTCTCATCTCCAAGCCTCTCTTCAACGATCTCCAACTC GCCAGAGAGGAAATGTGCAGGGAAAGACTGCGTTACCTGGAAGCCATG GCTATATATTCTGAGGCTATTGCAATGGTGGAGGAGTATCAGCAAGCCATTTCTGTGTCTAACCTTGGTGGAATCAGAGATACTGGCAATCTTTATCCACAGCTTGGGTTGAAGAACTCTCCTCAg GTTTATCAGACTTTAGAGCATCAAATGGTTGTTGCTGAAGCAGCTCAACGATTGAGACTACCTCTTATCTCCAAAGATGGGGAGGTTCATGATGAAGACATTGAAAAGCTAAGTGTAGTGTCTCGAAGCTCTCTTGACAGTACTGTTAGTGGGGCTAATTCTTCTAACTATAACACACCAAGCAGCTCTGTTAGTGGGGCTAATACTGCCCTTGCTGCTTCGGATCCAGTGGAAGTCGGAGTTGGTGGTGTTGCCAATCGTTTTTTGGGAATTACACCTTCTTATTTGTGGCAAACTCAGCATCAAAAAGCACCATTATCCGTG GATATGACTGAATATCGCCTGTCTGTTTCACGGGAGGTAGAGGCTCGCTTGAAGATGAAATGTGAAAAATTATCAGATGCCTTTGTATTGGATGACAATG ATTCTTCATCATCTGGAAGTCATAGTTCAAGTTCTCGGCTTCCAGAAAG GGTGAAACTGTTGATTGAGGAGATTGAAAGAGAAGAAACAGCGCTGCGGGATGACCTTTATTCTGCAGATAGAAAGTTTGCTGAATATTATAAT GTCTTGGAGCAGATACTTGCAGTGCTTATTAAACTTGTCAAAGATTTGAAGTTGGAGCATCAACATAAATAT GATGAGATGCAGAAGACTTGGCTCTGTAAAAGGTGTGAGACCATGAGTGCGAAATTGAG TGTTCTAGAGCACGTTCTCTTGCTCGAAACTTACACTAAGGACTCTATACCTGCCCTTCATAAGATAAG GAAATATCTTGTTGAGGCAACAGAAGAAGCTTCTATTGCATATAACAAAGCG GTTACCCGCCTGCGGGAGTATCAGGGTGTTGATCCTCACTTTGACAACATTGCAAGGCAGTACCATGATATTGTGCAG AAATTGGAGAACATGCAATGGACAATCCACCAAGTTGAAATGGATCTGAAACGTTTGCCAGATAAACCCAGCACATAG